In Vidua macroura isolate BioBank_ID:100142 chromosome 7, ASM2450914v1, whole genome shotgun sequence, a single genomic region encodes these proteins:
- the CRYBA2 gene encoding beta-crystallin A2 — protein MTSSEAMDTLGQYKITVWEEENFQGKRCEFLMECPSIMERGFRKIRSIKVESGPWVGFEYPEYQGQQFILEKGDYPRWEAWSGNSGYRTEHLLSFRPVKCANHNDSKVILYEAENFQGHKFELSDDYPSLQAMGWGNKEVASIKVNAGAWVAYQYPGYRGYQYVLERDRQNGEFKKYNEYSSQAHTNQIQSIRRVQH, from the exons ATGACCAGCAGTGAAGCCATGGACACCCTGGGGCAGTACAAGATCACCgtgtgggaggaggagaacttCCAGGGCAAGCGCTGCGAATTCCTCATGGAGTGCCCCAGCATCATGGAGCGCGGCTTCCGCAAGATCCGCTCCATCAAGGTGGAGTCTGGCCC cTGGGTAGGCTTCGAGTACCCTGAGTACCAGGGACAGCAGTTTATCCTGGAGAAGGGTGACTATCCCCGGTGGGAGGCCTGGAGCGGGAACAGTGGCTACCGGACCGAGCACCTCCTCTCCTTCCGGCCTGTCAAATGTGCA AACCACAATGACAGCAAAGTCATCCTCTACGAGGCTGAGAACTTCCAGGGTCACAAGTTTGAGCTGAGTGACGACTATCCCTCGCTGCAGGCCATGGGCTGGGGCAACAAGGAGGTGGCATCCATCAAAGTGAACGCCGGAGC GTGGGTGGCATACCAGTACCCAGGATACAGGGGCTACCAGTACGTGCTGGAGCGGGACAGACAGAACGGCGAGTTCAAGAAGTACAATGAATACAGCAGCCAGGCCCACACCAACCAGATCCAATCCATCCGCCGCGTCCAGCACTGA